Genomic segment of Mercurialis annua linkage group LG6, ddMerAnnu1.2, whole genome shotgun sequence:
tccaaatatttataaaaagaaaagaaaatagtaATCATTCAGTTCCATAGGATCACGCGCACTCTCCACAACATTATGGCATCACTCATCCAAATTTCCATTGATGTTTTAAtgtgatgaaattaaaattttaattctgaaTAAGAGAAtggtaatatattttaattatataacttATTTATATCTAACAAagcaacaaatttaaaatagataaatattCTCTAAgctattcaaattgatattaatattattttaaataataaacttttaattaaaattaaaataaaagttaggtaaaaataattttatatatccataaattttaccgttttatcatatatatttttataaaaataaataaataatataattcgaTTATTTTACGAATCGAACAATTATATTTTGAACGTGTCTGTATTGTTTACATTGCTCTGATTAGAAGAAAAAACTCAAATCGTCAAATTGACGAACTAGACTatcgaattttttaaaaaaaaaatgtcaatatGATTAAAATTctagatatataaaattattacaccGCCACTCCCTTTATGTTtgagttaattaattaaacaaatatagcaagaaaaaaacaagaaatattTTAACACAGAGATTAAGTAAGCCTTGTTAATAAGATATTCATAACTTAATGTGGAAAACTAAGAGACATTGGAGGAGGAGCCGTtgtgaataaaaaaatacaatgcTGTTAGTTCcaccatttttattttattttctagctATATCTGATCGTTGTAATGtactataataaataataatgaatgcaagaagaagaagaaaaataaggGTATATAAATTTAGTATAAGAATATTATTACCTGCTTGTTCAGCTTTTCTTTGAGCTAATTGATGGTCATTGATGATGTCGTCAGTGTAAGAAGAAGCTTCACAGCTCAACGATTTCAATCCTCTTAAGTTCTTGCAATTGCTTTCTTGTGGCATTTCTGTTGAATTAATAATCAATATCTATACTTAATTTAAAGGATTTTTAAAGGTTAGAAATAGACATTAATGGAAGAAATGAGTTAGTGATGCAGtgagtgaagaagaagaaatgtgtaattttaaaaatcagaaAAATGGGAGCTGAAGGAAAAACAGGTTTCTCGTGGGTAGTGAAAGGCCACAGAGTTATTAAATGTGTTTCAGTCTACAAAAAATACATATACTACTGAAACAACagttttttattctaaaaaatattgGGAAAAGGTTTGTTTATACCCCTAATATTTACCTCAAAGTCCAGATTTGCTCTTACGTTCTATTATACACCCCTGACATTTCAAAACTGGCCTAGTTATGCCTTTATATTTTTTACGGGGTTAAATAATTCAGTTTTTTTGTCATTTCTTTCCTATGTGGATGATGACATGAAGTACTTCCATctcatttaatttctttttctaaaaacaattgaatGCCATAAATCCATTTCTACGTGGCATACAATTTCCCAACGTAAGAAAAATTAAGATGAAGGATGCATAAATCAGAACTTAAGATCCAAcatcaaagaaaacaaaagacattGTCACTCTGGTTAAATGTTATGCTTATGCAAGTGCAGTTTAGGAAAAATggaggatttgtttcgtaacttttaaacgttttgattgatttcgtaacgttttaaatgtttggcttaaatcgctaaaaagatgaaacgaaaTTCATTAACGCTGGTCTCTCAAGCAACTTAACAATCCAAATTTATCGATATCCTTAGCAGTATAATCATCCATTTCCTGATACAATCAAGGATTCCACATAAAGTTACATggcatttttctttattttctattgacatgtaaattaaattgaattgtcACTACTAAACTCTATGGATTCTGTCAGCaataattggataaaattgtaaaaactCAATGTACACAGCTTGTAGTGAAAATGATGAACCCCAATCTTTGTTATAGATCGCAAGTCACAATCAAATAAACGAATAAGAACAGGTTTGTAAATATTGAAACTAAAGCCTAAACATGGGTAATGGCGTTGAAATTATTAGTACAACACGTTTCTGTAAATATGTGCTATTGCTGATGCAATACAACTAAATACATTTTACAGCAACAAATGGAAATCAGGCAAGCAAATTTTCTGAGTCATGCTTTGCAGTCCAATACTTTTTTCTGGCAGGAGGATGTTGGACCATCACATAATTATAAAAGACACCAACAAAGTTTTTACCCTGAATACATCAGATCCTTAACTCTTCCATAATTGCCAGAATGCTGCACTTTTCCAGCTCATGTGAGTCTGATATCAACATTCCCAATTCATCTGTGTTGGTCAGTTTCCAGCAGCAGTGTCGTTTCTGAAATGTTCTACCTGTGGAGGAAGGAGCATAGCCAGCCTAGTTTTGTATCTTGCAATTCGCTTCAAACGTTTTTCTCTTAAGCTGCAAGGCAATCACTAATATCACCTCATTTGAATTGCAGTCAAACACTAGCATATCCTATTCCATGTTGAGTCCTCTAACTAGTCAATttgatataaatttcataagttTTGCCAATTCTGAATACCCAACTGAGTAATAGTCATATAAATGCTTCAGAGCTACTGTaagataagaaaaatataagCATAGTTAAACAAAGAAGCCGACAATGACGTTTTTCTCTTATATGTCATGACTTGCAACTCGCCTCTATCCACTCTTGACTATTGCGTGTCATGTTACTTGTTTCCTCTCTCCCGTTACATTGTTCTGGCTAAAGTGTGCTACAATcccctatgttttaatttttatgtcatCCTTCCACCAGTGGACTTGGACAGTAAAAGAACTAGAAGGTAAAGTAGTTTGATGTAGCAATGCAATTCAAGTAGTTCATGCGTTAATAATTTATGAGGGACTTTCCTCTTCATATGGAAGGTAGTTATATACACAATCTTGCAacagttttatttaaataatgctcaaggaacaaaataaaaacttcaGTTAGGAGTTGAGTTTTCCTTCAAAGCTTAAGACATCATTGGGTTTTCTCTCTAATGTGTCTTTTCCTTGAGGAGAAAAGGTTGCTAGGTTAGATAAACTCAAAACTCAATGTTGGAGCAATTCTTATTTCTTTCTTAAATGAAATTGGCCTGTAGGCTGTAAATATATCATAGACATGGACAATTACAAGCTGATACCCGCTTCTTAGTGGTTGGAATATCTATTCATGTATTGGTGAGTTAGAGAGGGCAAACGTGAGtgattatgtgttatttatattgaagatttcttttgttttcttttacaTGAAAGGGTAAAAAGGAGGGTAGTTCATGCCTTGTTAAGATGTTTAACATTGATAACAACATATTATTGGGTCACCATAAAAGGATCCCTTCTTGTGAAACACTTTGATGTGAATTAATGATATGTTTTCATGGTAAGAAAGTTGAAGTGTATTGAGGAAACTTACCGCGCCCGAACCTTTTTAGCACGTTTAATATGCCTCCTTAATAGATCTTCTGCTGATAAATTGTCTACGGATTCTTCTTCCTGAGAGCAGACCCCAAGGGAAAAGAATCATCAAGATATAAAGAATCCTTCAAACCAACAATCGATAGGTAAAGAATCCTTGAAACCAACACTTTTGTAGACTATCAAGATGTAGgcaaataaaatatcaaagagGACACACTTGATATGGAGTACAAACCTGTTCATCTTCTTCTACTACTTCTTCACCTTCCTTTCCCAGTGAATGAGGGTGGACATCAGACATAGGCAAAGGTTTTGGAAGAACCTTCACAACATCCCCATATTGTGGCTGCTCCAATACATAATAAGTACGACATAAACAGGAAACATAACGGCAAAATATGTCAGATTCCAGTATACTGCACATGCTTCATGAGTTCATGTGTTGTAATTATGTCAGTGCCATTTCTAACATCAAAGGGTTAGCTTTATATAAATGCGCAGAGCATTAATCTTATGAATCCAGAGGACATCCCTAAAAGCAAGGCAATGACTCAATTAGGATGGTTTTATTAATGACCTAAATTTGAGCATTATCGACAAACAAGTAGAATAACCAGCGCTTGAACAGCATCATAAAGAAAATAACCTGATTGTCCTGAGGAAATCCATTTCGCAACCATGATCGACAAAGTCCGTAAAGAGAAGACTCTTGCGATATTCTGACCTGCAAACATAAAACAATGTGCTTGAGACTCACAGTCACATCAGAATTATCATCTTACAAACAAAACACTGTGCTGCTCTTACTTTTCTATCCTTGGCCACAACAAAATTATCATCCTTGCTTCTCTCCCTAATTAAAATTAGGAAAACAAATCACatttaatgataaaagaaaTCATGGTAATTGGTAAATATGAGCTTAATACCTGGTGTTTTTACAACCATTAGAATCAGAGAGTGGAATTCCCTTAATAGGAGCAGCAGCATAATGGTGCGGATGTTGCCTCATCAAAAGAGGATGAGGATGAGGATGAGGGTTACAATTAGGAACAACCGCCCTGCCCATCACCCCTCCTTGTTGCGTTTGGGGTCTGGGTTGGTACAGCTGGTAAAGTGCTGTTGCTGTTGCTGTTGCTGTTGTGGTGCTGAATGGCCGAGTGGCGGCGGTGGCGGTGGCGGATGATGGAGGATTAGAGGCGGACGACATTTGGGGAATTTGGAGgggttttttttggttttgtatttCAAATCAGTTTTGGTACGCCTTTTGTTCGATCAATTATTGTTTGAAAGATATTTCAATCTCAAATTTTGTATCTTTTACAAATTTGTTTtcgtttaaaaatataaaatttggggttaatttgttatatgtataaaaattgggtgttaatttattatatatataaattttgggggttaatttattattttaagttttaaattaaagagattaaattgtttttttttaattattagatattaatttaaaatattaaaaaaattaacaccattttaaatcttttttctattaaaaaccaCTTTAGAAAAAATacgaataaaggatcaattcacccctcaacttggcacgaaatattaaataagtcattttgGACGTTTTTAGATCAAATAGACCCGCAACTTGCGTTTTTCGCTCAAATCAGACCCTCTCAcacaaaaacacacccaaaATAGAGTGAGATTGCTAATTAagctaattaattctaattaatcataactAATActttaattaaacttaattaaaattttaattagaccTAATTAGTCTAATCATTTTATTTAATCACCTAAATCTAAACCACCTGAAACTGCCTGACCCGACTCCGTCACAAACCGCTCCTCGTTTTTTAGGAGCAACGAGGAGTAGAGCTCCTGAGACAAGCATCTCAGAGCTCCTCGCTTTAAAACGCAGATCTGCTAGGAGCAGCaactcctcgcctgaggagatGGGGGGACGGACTCGCTAAGAAGGTGGTGGGGGACGAAAGCGGCAGCGAACTGTGGTGAtcggaagaagaagaagaaga
This window contains:
- the LOC126685778 gene encoding uncharacterized protein LOC126685778; this translates as MSSASNPPSSATATAATRPFSTTTATATATALYQLYQPRPQTQQGGVMGRAVVPNCNPHPHPHPLLMRQHPHHYAAAPIKGIPLSDSNGCKNTRERSKDDNFVVAKDRKVRISQESSLYGLCRSWLRNGFPQDNQPQYGDVVKVLPKPLPMSDVHPHSLGKEGEEVVEEDEQEEESVDNLSAEDLLRRHIKRAKKVRARLREKRLKRIARYKTRLAMLLPPQVEHFRNDTAAGN